Proteins found in one Chthonomonadales bacterium genomic segment:
- a CDS encoding substrate-binding domain-containing protein has translation MPRIRFTPLCAAGALACLLAAGCGKEQAPPAQPSTAPAATAPAAQPLTAAELDVAPRPTKRYKLALIVKTRNNPFFDPMIRAAEEQARALGVDLEVQAPAQESDKEQQFAMVQNVAARKVDAILVAPADSRGIVPALKQARDHGILVVNIDNRVDGPTASAAGLDLAGYVGADNEEGGRLAGQEMVTALGGHGKVALLEGIRGADNAEARRRGFEQAVEGKLDVVARDTAEWDTAKAYAKFQSMLAANPGIQGLFCANDKMALGAMKAIQEAGKAGKVVVIGFDNIPDVRPALKAGQMRATIEQHPDLMGKYGVLLAVGVLENRVPAGREFLVPLDVVTK, from the coding sequence ATGCCGCGCATCCGTTTCACGCCGCTGTGCGCCGCCGGCGCCCTCGCGTGCCTGCTTGCCGCCGGCTGCGGCAAGGAGCAAGCTCCACCGGCCCAGCCCTCGACGGCACCGGCCGCGACGGCGCCCGCCGCTCAGCCGCTAACGGCCGCCGAGCTCGACGTAGCCCCCCGGCCGACGAAGCGGTACAAGCTTGCCCTCATCGTCAAGACGCGCAACAACCCCTTCTTCGACCCGATGATTCGGGCCGCCGAGGAGCAGGCTCGGGCGCTCGGAGTCGACCTCGAGGTGCAGGCGCCGGCACAGGAGAGCGACAAGGAGCAGCAGTTCGCAATGGTTCAGAACGTGGCCGCCAGGAAGGTCGACGCCATCCTGGTGGCTCCGGCGGACTCCCGGGGCATCGTCCCCGCCCTGAAGCAGGCTCGCGACCACGGAATCCTGGTCGTGAACATCGACAACCGGGTCGACGGGCCGACCGCCAGCGCCGCCGGTCTCGACCTCGCCGGCTACGTGGGCGCCGACAACGAGGAGGGCGGGCGGCTCGCCGGCCAGGAGATGGTGACGGCCCTCGGTGGCCACGGCAAGGTGGCGCTGCTGGAGGGCATTCGCGGCGCCGACAACGCCGAGGCGCGCAGACGCGGGTTCGAGCAAGCCGTCGAGGGCAAGTTGGACGTTGTGGCTCGCGACACGGCCGAGTGGGACACCGCGAAGGCCTACGCCAAGTTCCAGAGCATGCTGGCTGCCAACCCCGGCATCCAGGGTCTGTTCTGCGCCAACGACAAGATGGCGCTCGGCGCGATGAAGGCGATTCAGGAGGCCGGCAAGGCCGGCAAGGTGGTCGTGATCGGTTTCGACAACATCCCGGACGTCAGGCCCGCGCTCAAGGCCGGGCAGATGCGCGCCACCATCGAGCAGCACCCGGACCTAATGGGTAAGTACGGCGTCCTTCTGGCCGTGGGCGTGCTAGAGAACCGCGTCCCGGCGGGACGCGAGTTCCTCGTGCCGCTCGATGTCGTTACGAAGTGA
- a CDS encoding insulinase family protein, with translation MTPGLARASAVIAAAALALVCAGASSARQPPQDVARFTLANGARVLVRPEPASGLVAACVFVRAPNVSEEGQAATGQVLARSLFGANDNLTREAVSRSILALGGGIEVTWQPDYVLVSCVTTPDAFPDAFWLLAQAIKHPVFDEVTVDAARAGASAAARAGETDRLERALAAARRALYAGGPYAQRYDGSDATLRRVTRDAVARHYLQRFAPANTVVSIAGAIDAASARRIVDDQLIDFETPRSRRRRHTPPPPRYAAPSRVAERAPGATVLVLAAYPAPAAGEADYPAAMVLTALLGQGKSSRLFRALRGDSGVGYMVGAEMPALAGPGHLAAFVEYGAERNGGTGADPEATLLQTVRSVLERPPTDAELARARRYAAGAYVLAHQRVRDRAWFAGLFETIAGGWETDRDMASRLGAVTAADVARVATRCLREPVVVVLGPHRGIPLTVTRVDLPGGEIARPRTVDGVRAGVPRVAVAGRPSEQPHPPGVAPVWHAHYARVVEIAVAPQQRESGRLPPTGPRSSRGPPCHGALRAAAGPLSLRNDIERHEELASRRDAVL, from the coding sequence GTGACGCCGGGACTGGCACGCGCCTCGGCGGTGATCGCGGCCGCGGCACTCGCGCTCGTGTGCGCTGGCGCATCCTCGGCCCGCCAGCCTCCGCAAGACGTGGCGCGCTTCACGCTGGCGAACGGGGCCCGCGTCCTGGTGCGGCCGGAGCCCGCGAGCGGCCTCGTGGCGGCCTGCGTGTTCGTTCGCGCGCCGAACGTGAGCGAGGAGGGCCAGGCGGCCACCGGTCAGGTGCTCGCGCGCTCCCTCTTCGGCGCCAATGACAACCTGACCCGGGAGGCCGTCTCGCGCTCCATCCTGGCCCTGGGCGGTGGCATCGAGGTTACCTGGCAGCCCGACTATGTGCTGGTGAGTTGCGTGACGACGCCCGACGCGTTCCCGGACGCCTTCTGGCTGCTAGCCCAGGCCATCAAGCACCCCGTCTTCGACGAGGTCACGGTGGACGCAGCGCGCGCCGGCGCGTCGGCGGCGGCGCGCGCGGGCGAGACCGACCGCCTGGAGCGGGCCCTCGCGGCCGCGCGCCGCGCGCTCTACGCGGGCGGCCCCTACGCCCAGCGCTACGATGGGTCCGACGCCACGCTCCGCCGCGTGACGCGCGACGCCGTCGCGCGCCACTACCTTCAGCGGTTCGCGCCCGCGAACACCGTCGTCTCCATCGCCGGGGCGATCGATGCGGCGTCCGCACGCCGCATCGTTGACGACCAACTCATCGACTTCGAGACCCCGCGCTCTCGCCGCCGACGGCACACCCCGCCGCCCCCGCGGTACGCGGCTCCCTCTCGCGTCGCGGAGCGGGCCCCCGGCGCCACGGTTCTTGTGCTGGCCGCCTACCCGGCGCCCGCCGCCGGCGAGGCCGACTACCCCGCCGCGATGGTCCTGACGGCGCTCCTGGGGCAGGGAAAGAGCTCGCGCCTGTTTCGCGCGCTGCGGGGCGACTCAGGCGTGGGTTACATGGTGGGAGCCGAGATGCCCGCGCTTGCGGGTCCCGGCCACCTCGCCGCGTTCGTGGAGTACGGCGCAGAGCGGAACGGCGGGACCGGCGCCGACCCGGAGGCAACCCTGCTTCAGACGGTGCGCTCCGTGCTCGAGCGGCCCCCGACCGATGCCGAGCTCGCTCGCGCGCGCCGTTACGCCGCGGGCGCCTACGTGCTGGCGCATCAGCGTGTCCGTGACCGGGCCTGGTTCGCGGGCCTGTTCGAGACCATAGCCGGCGGCTGGGAGACCGACCGCGACATGGCGAGCCGACTGGGCGCCGTCACCGCCGCCGATGTCGCGCGTGTGGCGACCCGATGCCTGAGGGAGCCCGTCGTCGTCGTGCTCGGGCCGCATCGCGGCATCCCACTGACCGTCACCCGCGTAGACCTCCCAGGCGGGGAGATCGCGCGACCGCGCACAGTAGACGGCGTCCGCGCCGGCGTACCCCGGGTTGCGGTTGCCGGCCGCCCATCCGAACAGCCACATCCGCCAGGGGTAGCGCCGGTCTGGCACGCGCACTACGCACGGGTTGTAGAGATTGCGGTAGCCCCACAGCAGCGAGAGTCGGGGCGCCTGCCGCCGACAGGGCCGCGCTCATCGCGAGGACCGCCCTGCCACGGCGCGCTGCGAGCAGCCGCCGGGCCACTCTCACTTCGTAACGACATCGAGCGGCACGAGGAACTCGCGTCCCGCCGGGACGCGGTTCTCTAG
- a CDS encoding insulinase family protein, with protein sequence MTSGLALAALLVVARSAPAQEPTPTAITRTLPNGVSVVARHAPSGGLVAIDVWVRAGSAWQAPGESGAAHFLEHLLFRGTARRAPGELDAAIEDLGALVNAGTTRDAAHIHAVVASGAVEPALAAICDAVRCASFPPPEVEKERGVILDELARSRGDAARVAVDRVYAGLFGPTGYGRSILGNAEEVRRMPRDEIAAFHWRLYRPERTVAVFCGDIAPADALRLADRFLGDWQGAGQEPGAALPAPPRPTGRAAAAPASLPPGARGALAIGMRTDGIDAAGAAAASVAASLLADAFIGRLHASLRAGGVALLAGANFVPLASGGVFVVTLSGLAADLAAARETVMSSLRQLAAGEFGDGDLAFVKRRLAGQFLLDTETCAGQARALGEAAIVGDAVADLSYPSRLAAVRRAGVEAFARRYLDPARAVDAIETAP encoded by the coding sequence ATGACATCGGGTCTCGCGCTGGCCGCGCTCCTCGTGGTCGCGCGTTCGGCGCCGGCCCAGGAGCCGACGCCCACAGCGATCACGCGGACCCTGCCGAACGGCGTGAGCGTGGTCGCCCGGCACGCGCCGTCAGGCGGACTCGTCGCCATTGACGTGTGGGTTCGGGCTGGGTCGGCGTGGCAAGCGCCCGGCGAGAGCGGCGCCGCGCACTTCCTGGAGCATCTGCTGTTTCGGGGAACGGCGCGGCGCGCGCCGGGCGAGCTGGACGCCGCCATCGAGGACCTCGGCGCACTCGTGAACGCCGGCACAACGCGCGACGCCGCCCACATCCACGCCGTGGTTGCCTCCGGCGCCGTCGAGCCCGCGCTGGCGGCGATCTGCGACGCCGTGCGCTGCGCGAGTTTCCCGCCGCCCGAGGTGGAGAAGGAGCGCGGGGTCATCCTGGACGAGCTGGCCCGCTCGCGAGGCGATGCGGCGCGCGTCGCGGTCGACCGTGTGTACGCGGGGCTGTTCGGGCCCACCGGCTACGGACGCTCGATCCTCGGGAACGCCGAGGAGGTGCGCCGGATGCCGCGCGACGAGATCGCCGCCTTTCATTGGCGCCTCTACCGTCCCGAGCGAACCGTCGCCGTGTTCTGTGGCGACATCGCGCCGGCTGACGCGCTGCGCCTGGCCGATCGGTTCCTGGGCGACTGGCAGGGGGCCGGGCAGGAGCCCGGCGCCGCGCTCCCCGCGCCGCCCCGGCCGACAGGCCGCGCGGCGGCTGCCCCGGCCTCCTTGCCGCCGGGAGCGCGGGGAGCGCTGGCCATCGGGATGAGGACCGACGGCATCGATGCGGCCGGGGCGGCCGCCGCCAGCGTGGCCGCCAGCCTGCTCGCGGATGCCTTCATCGGGCGGTTGCACGCCTCCCTTCGCGCGGGGGGGGTAGCGCTCCTTGCGGGAGCCAACTTCGTGCCCCTCGCGAGCGGCGGGGTGTTCGTGGTTACCCTGTCGGGGCTCGCCGCCGATCTGGCGGCCGCGCGCGAGACCGTGATGAGCTCGCTGCGGCAACTTGCCGCGGGCGAGTTCGGCGATGGCGATCTGGCCTTCGTGAAGCGCCGGCTGGCCGGTCAGTTTCTGCTCGATACGGAGACGTGCGCCGGGCAGGCACGAGCGCTCGGCGAGGCCGCCATCGTTGGCGACGCCGTCGCCGATCTCTCGTACCCCTCGCGCCTGGCCGCGGTCCGCCGGGCCGGCGTGGAGGCGTTCGCCAGGCGCTACCTGGACCCCGCGCGGGCGGTCGACGCCATCGAGACCGCGCCGTGA
- a CDS encoding NAD(P)-binding domain-containing protein, whose protein sequence is MSSGQLDSTFDLVILGAGPAGLAAACEAQDRGLSHLIIDRRGLVHSFVEYPQTLRFFSPPHEMAIGGVPFPMRGGDKPTREDALAYYRGVAVARRLNLATWERVMQVAPLDGGYRIRTRREPTGTPGRTVATRCVALATGVWDRPRLLDCPGTSLPHVLSRFIEPTEYLGHPVLVVGGGNSAVTAALSLAEAHARVTLAMRRPAVPYQSHLRPFVVRDLELAVADGKIDLRVDVAVREVRPERAWLCPIEYDPAACRWTGEPYEVPARFIFALLGQTADTAFLETMQLERGPDGRPLAHPDTYETTRPGIYVAGSLAAQEVDVVVKGREQARAVVARIAERLRGCA, encoded by the coding sequence ATGAGCAGCGGGCAGCTCGATTCCACCTTCGATCTGGTCATCCTGGGCGCCGGCCCCGCCGGACTGGCCGCCGCGTGTGAGGCCCAGGATCGCGGCTTGAGCCACCTGATCATCGACCGTCGCGGCCTGGTCCACTCGTTCGTCGAGTACCCGCAAACGCTGCGGTTCTTCTCGCCGCCCCATGAGATGGCCATCGGCGGCGTGCCGTTCCCGATGCGCGGCGGCGACAAGCCGACGCGTGAGGACGCCCTGGCCTACTATCGCGGCGTGGCGGTGGCGAGGCGGCTGAACCTGGCCACCTGGGAGCGCGTGATGCAGGTGGCTCCGCTGGACGGCGGGTACCGCATTCGTACGCGTCGCGAGCCGACCGGAACGCCGGGGCGCACCGTCGCGACACGCTGCGTCGCGCTCGCCACCGGGGTGTGGGATCGCCCCCGACTCCTTGACTGCCCCGGCACCTCCTTGCCACACGTTCTCAGCAGGTTCATTGAGCCGACTGAATACCTGGGGCACCCCGTTCTCGTGGTCGGCGGCGGCAACTCGGCCGTGACCGCGGCCCTGTCGCTCGCGGAGGCACACGCGCGCGTCACCCTCGCCATGCGGCGCCCGGCGGTCCCTTATCAGAGCCATCTGCGGCCGTTCGTCGTGCGCGACCTGGAGCTCGCCGTGGCGGACGGCAAGATCGATCTGCGGGTGGACGTTGCGGTCCGCGAGGTCCGGCCGGAGCGCGCCTGGCTATGCCCGATCGAGTACGATCCGGCGGCCTGCCGATGGACGGGCGAACCCTACGAGGTGCCGGCGCGCTTCATCTTCGCGCTGCTGGGCCAGACCGCCGACACGGCGTTCCTGGAGACGATGCAACTGGAGCGCGGGCCGGACGGGCGGCCGCTCGCCCACCCCGACACCTATGAGACAACGCGGCCGGGCATCTACGTGGCCGGCTCCCTGGCGGCGCAGGAGGTCGACGTCGTGGTGAAGGGCCGCGAGCAGGCGCGCGCGGTGGTGGCGCGCATCGCCGAGCGGCTGCGAGGCTGCGCATGA
- a CDS encoding alcohol dehydrogenase catalytic domain-containing protein, with product MRAAIFVGAQRPFEVREYPVPAPPEGHAVVDLATSGICGTDVHIWDGAIAFHGPMILGHEFLGAVRAIGAGPALDCVGRPVSVGDRVAVNVIEACGACRLCREGGAASCLRLAESLTYTRTPDEPPHLHGGFAEGTVCPARYLHRLPDELPTDVAAAFLCAGPTVVRGLAYAGGVRQGETIVVQGGGPVGLWAVLHSGLLGAARVIVILSGSHPLRAELARALGADAVLDIRTTTIEERRQAVLDATGGIGADMVIEGTGSPNAAPEGLALLRPRGRAVWVGQYSDRGPTEIPTHLVTFNALQVFGSAQFTVEDRSAYFDALLGSRHAWDAVRRVVTHRFTIDQADEAIATVRGGRAVKAVFASAPRVP from the coding sequence GTGCGCGCGGCCATCTTCGTTGGGGCGCAAAGGCCGTTTGAGGTCCGCGAGTATCCCGTGCCGGCGCCGCCGGAGGGCCACGCCGTCGTTGACCTGGCGACGTCCGGGATCTGCGGCACGGACGTGCACATCTGGGACGGCGCGATCGCGTTCCACGGCCCGATGATTCTGGGCCACGAATTCCTTGGCGCGGTGCGCGCGATCGGAGCCGGGCCCGCGCTGGACTGCGTGGGCCGGCCGGTCAGCGTGGGCGATCGGGTGGCGGTGAACGTGATCGAGGCGTGCGGCGCGTGTCGTCTCTGCCGCGAAGGCGGAGCCGCCTCGTGTTTGCGCCTGGCCGAGAGCCTCACCTACACGCGCACGCCAGACGAGCCGCCTCACCTGCACGGCGGGTTCGCCGAGGGCACCGTGTGCCCAGCTCGCTACCTCCACCGGCTCCCCGACGAGCTGCCGACCGATGTCGCCGCGGCGTTCCTCTGCGCCGGCCCGACGGTTGTGCGCGGCCTGGCCTACGCTGGCGGCGTGCGCCAGGGCGAGACCATCGTGGTTCAGGGCGGCGGACCCGTCGGGCTCTGGGCCGTGCTGCACTCCGGCCTCCTCGGCGCCGCCAGGGTCATCGTCATCCTCTCGGGCAGCCACCCGCTTCGTGCGGAGCTCGCCCGCGCCCTCGGCGCGGACGCGGTGCTCGACATCCGGACCACGACGATCGAGGAGCGCAGGCAGGCCGTGCTTGACGCGACGGGAGGGATCGGCGCCGATATGGTGATCGAGGGCACGGGCAGCCCGAACGCCGCGCCGGAGGGACTTGCCCTGTTGCGTCCGCGGGGTCGCGCGGTGTGGGTCGGCCAGTACTCGGACCGGGGACCGACCGAGATCCCGACGCACCTCGTGACGTTCAACGCGCTCCAGGTGTTCGGCAGTGCCCAGTTCACCGTGGAGGATCGGAGCGCCTACTTCGACGCGCTGCTGGGCTCCCGCCATGCGTGGGATGCAGTACGTCGCGTCGTGACGCATCGGTTCACCATCGACCAGGCCGACGAAGCGATCGCGACGGTGCGAGGCGGTCGCGCGGTGAAGGCCGTGTTCGCGAGCGCGCCCCGAGTGCCATAG
- a CDS encoding glycyl-radical enzyme activating protein, with the protein MGGWRDVTAKGWVFDIQRFSLHDGPGIRTTVFLKGCPLRCAWCHNPEGWETRPQIRLSLALCAHCGRCAEACERGCHRVTAQDHALMLDDCARCGRCVAACPSGALEMVGSRMTADAVMAVVRRDAPFYATSGGGMTLSGGEPLAQPAFALALLRQARAERMHTVVETAAWAAWETLVRVAKVTDLFLVDLKHTDSARHEAVTGVRAERLHRNVSRMSEAGWPMRLRVPWVPTQNAEPAFLEGLVSFLRSLAVPPPVELMPYHRLGAGKWAALGRAAPMPADVPAATEADVQPWLERLRAEGFACRAA; encoded by the coding sequence ATGGGAGGCTGGCGCGACGTGACGGCGAAGGGATGGGTGTTCGATATTCAGCGATTCTCGCTGCACGACGGGCCCGGAATCCGGACAACGGTCTTCCTGAAGGGGTGTCCGCTTCGCTGCGCCTGGTGCCACAATCCGGAGGGCTGGGAGACCCGCCCGCAGATTCGCCTGTCGCTGGCCCTGTGCGCGCATTGCGGGCGCTGCGCCGAGGCATGTGAGCGCGGCTGCCACCGGGTGACTGCGCAGGACCACGCACTCATGCTGGACGACTGCGCACGCTGCGGCCGGTGCGTGGCGGCCTGCCCTTCCGGCGCGCTCGAGATGGTGGGCAGCCGCATGACCGCCGATGCGGTGATGGCCGTCGTGCGCCGCGACGCGCCGTTCTACGCGACCTCCGGCGGCGGGATGACGCTCTCGGGCGGCGAGCCGCTGGCGCAGCCCGCGTTCGCGCTCGCGCTGCTCCGGCAGGCGCGGGCGGAGCGAATGCACACCGTCGTCGAGACGGCCGCCTGGGCCGCATGGGAGACTCTCGTGCGGGTCGCCAAGGTTACCGACCTGTTCCTGGTGGACCTGAAGCACACCGACAGCGCGCGGCACGAGGCCGTGACGGGGGTGCGCGCCGAGCGGCTACACAGGAACGTTAGCCGCATGTCGGAGGCAGGCTGGCCAATGAGGCTTCGGGTGCCGTGGGTGCCCACGCAGAACGCGGAGCCGGCGTTCCTTGAGGGGCTGGTCTCCTTCCTCCGGTCGCTGGCCGTTCCGCCGCCGGTAGAGTTGATGCCCTACCATCGGCTCGGCGCCGGCAAGTGGGCCGCGCTTGGGCGCGCCGCGCCGATGCCGGCCGACGTTCCGGCGGCTACGGAAGCTGACGTTCAGCCCTGGCTGGAGCGCCTGCGGGCGGAAGGGTTCGCCTGCCGGGCCGCGTAG
- a CDS encoding LptF/LptG family permease yields MKRIDLYMAREMIVPFLIGQGAVVLMLTGTVLYNNADTFLNYRIPAQGVARIAFYFLPYLVSLTMPVATAIAASLAVSRLARDSEITVMRASGISLRRIFLPIWSAGLLLSMGDFAFGERVVPWATRQYERTMSQLSRSMPFLAPRERQVVQSPDRKYTVYIGRMALEGGRALLYDVTMLAARSAQPTPTVIVAPRAAYADGVWTLYDASVHAYEDAGRRETYTHADQLEIPFRLAERTFNLIYLQLPLYSQSATSTWSELGRRIADERRAGWVNPQDLLDYHFKLSVPFSCLVFALVCPPMSLRFARAGSFMGVLLSIILVFVYWNTLLAAKILGARYPNVLPPAVAGWGQNALFAGIGLFALWREE; encoded by the coding sequence ATGAAACGGATCGACCTCTACATGGCGCGCGAGATGATCGTCCCGTTCCTGATAGGCCAGGGCGCAGTCGTGCTCATGCTGACCGGAACGGTCCTCTACAACAACGCCGACACCTTTCTGAACTATCGGATCCCCGCGCAGGGGGTCGCGCGCATCGCCTTCTATTTCCTCCCGTACCTCGTTAGCCTCACCATGCCCGTGGCGACGGCGATCGCCGCGTCGCTGGCCGTCAGCCGCCTGGCGCGCGACAGCGAGATCACCGTCATGCGCGCCTCCGGCATCAGCCTGCGGCGCATCTTCCTGCCCATCTGGTCCGCCGGACTGCTCTTGAGCATGGGCGACTTCGCCTTCGGCGAACGGGTGGTGCCCTGGGCCACGCGCCAGTACGAGCGCACCATGAGCCAACTTTCGCGCTCGATGCCGTTCCTGGCGCCCAGGGAGCGTCAGGTCGTCCAGTCACCGGACCGCAAGTACACCGTCTACATCGGCCGGATGGCGCTCGAGGGCGGCCGCGCGCTACTCTACGACGTGACCATGCTCGCCGCGCGCAGCGCGCAGCCCACGCCCACGGTGATCGTGGCGCCGCGCGCCGCCTACGCCGACGGGGTATGGACGCTCTACGACGCCAGCGTCCACGCATACGAGGACGCGGGCCGCCGCGAGACCTACACCCACGCCGACCAGCTCGAGATCCCCTTCCGACTGGCCGAGCGCACCTTCAACCTGATCTACCTTCAGCTTCCTCTCTACTCGCAGTCGGCCACCTCGACCTGGTCGGAACTCGGCCGGCGCATCGCGGACGAGCGCCGCGCGGGCTGGGTGAACCCGCAAGACCTGCTCGACTACCACTTCAAGCTCTCGGTCCCCTTCTCGTGTCTCGTCTTCGCGCTTGTGTGCCCGCCGATGTCGCTACGGTTTGCGCGCGCCGGCAGCTTCATGGGTGTGCTGCTCTCCATCATCCTCGTCTTCGTCTACTGGAACACTCTCCTCGCCGCCAAGATCCTGGGCGCCAGGTACCCCAACGTCCTTCCGCCCGCCGTCGCCGGCTGGGGCCAGAATGCGCTCTTCGCAGGGATCGGGCTGTTCGCGCTCTGGAGAGAGGAGTGA
- a CDS encoding DUF3365 domain-containing protein, which translates to MSAPGFARALWVRVLTVPIAVFLLGMLVPGAVAYSLLGRLAERESYEKAASVFGVLEAVRQAPAGSRVGGCQAALGAARSQQRSGSEVPFRYRLVSLTAVREDARPDRYEQQLLATFAADPRLRRVQEEVRLNGERTRVVAAPVVAEGAACVRCHGARGGWRPGAVVGASVLYLPAGFTYAQSQRVFRVTVTLVAILCALGAAALARQVHVLVAAPARDLFSASQAIRRGDWSARFPAVGHTELTALAASVQETTRWLRERVAQEEKLRAMFQQFVPASVAARALGRDAEEALAGARHPVTVMAVNVRNFRLLMDHLPPAQTVSTLNEFFSQVNAAIVEHRGIVSKYLGDTVLAIFGMPLGNDGHALDAVRAALAIPRALHDMYLQLDEDHDWQLGVGIGIATGEPIVGYFGSEEHREYAVLGEAVAEAAWLESLSKSVPEEDTIVISERTYREVMSDVHVHDLGEKVTPSGATVHAFVVQGLRTEARTALAS; encoded by the coding sequence GTGTCTGCGCCCGGCTTCGCTCGCGCCCTCTGGGTCCGCGTGCTGACCGTACCGATCGCCGTCTTCCTGCTCGGGATGCTCGTGCCCGGCGCAGTCGCTTACTCGCTGCTCGGACGGCTGGCGGAGCGCGAGAGTTACGAGAAGGCCGCCTCAGTCTTTGGCGTGCTGGAGGCCGTCCGCCAGGCGCCGGCGGGCTCCCGTGTTGGCGGATGCCAGGCCGCGCTCGGCGCGGCGCGTTCTCAGCAACGCTCGGGGTCGGAGGTGCCCTTCCGCTACCGTCTCGTCTCGCTGACGGCTGTCCGCGAGGACGCTCGTCCCGACCGCTACGAGCAGCAACTCCTGGCGACCTTCGCGGCCGATCCACGCCTGCGCCGAGTGCAGGAGGAGGTTCGGCTTAACGGCGAGCGCACTCGCGTCGTGGCGGCCCCGGTCGTGGCCGAAGGCGCGGCCTGCGTGCGCTGCCACGGCGCCCGCGGCGGATGGCGCCCTGGGGCGGTAGTCGGCGCCTCCGTCCTCTACCTTCCCGCCGGCTTCACCTACGCGCAGAGTCAGCGGGTGTTCCGGGTCACCGTGACCCTTGTGGCGATCCTGTGCGCGCTCGGCGCCGCCGCGCTCGCCCGGCAGGTCCACGTGCTGGTCGCGGCTCCGGCACGCGATCTGTTCAGCGCCAGCCAGGCGATCCGCCGCGGCGACTGGTCCGCGCGCTTCCCGGCGGTCGGGCACACCGAACTCACGGCGCTGGCCGCCTCGGTCCAGGAGACGACCCGCTGGCTGCGGGAGCGCGTGGCGCAGGAGGAGAAGCTACGCGCGATGTTCCAGCAGTTCGTTCCGGCCTCGGTCGCCGCGCGTGCCCTCGGGCGTGACGCCGAGGAAGCGCTTGCTGGTGCGCGCCACCCGGTCACCGTCATGGCGGTCAACGTCCGCAACTTCCGGCTTCTCATGGATCACCTGCCGCCCGCGCAGACCGTCAGCACGCTGAACGAGTTCTTCAGCCAGGTCAACGCGGCCATCGTCGAGCACCGGGGCATCGTCAGCAAGTACCTGGGCGACACGGTGCTCGCCATCTTCGGCATGCCCCTGGGCAACGATGGCCATGCCCTCGACGCCGTGCGCGCCGCCCTGGCCATCCCGCGCGCGCTTCACGACATGTACCTGCAGCTCGATGAGGACCACGACTGGCAACTCGGCGTCGGCATCGGCATCGCCACGGGCGAGCCGATCGTGGGCTACTTCGGATCGGAGGAGCATCGCGAGTACGCGGTGCTCGGCGAGGCGGTGGCCGAGGCCGCCTGGCTGGAGAGCCTGAGCAAAAGCGTGCCGGAGGAGGACACCATCGTGATCTCGGAGCGGACCTACCGCGAGGTGATGTCGGATGTGCACGTGCACGACCTCGGGGAGAAGGTGACCCCCTCCGGCGCGACCGTCCACGCCTTCGTGGTGCAGGGGCTTCGCACAGAAGCGCGGACGGCGCTGGCGAGCTGA
- a CDS encoding helix-turn-helix domain-containing protein gives MHARSHDAAPPFTIPVVPGDDVARRVPESRAGGAPAPTLLSRCLDMVPGPTAPTRAPQPAPVPAAAPAPVARALAVPDEGALYLGLTVDTRQSPAEVRVVPISGHTAPDVMTPREAAEYLRFGESTVRQWARLGRLPGIRIGGRLRFRRQALLKWLADQE, from the coding sequence ATGCACGCTCGCAGCCACGATGCGGCCCCCCCGTTCACGATCCCGGTGGTGCCCGGCGACGATGTGGCCCGCAGGGTACCCGAGTCGCGCGCCGGCGGCGCCCCGGCTCCCACGTTGCTCTCGCGCTGCCTGGACATGGTGCCCGGGCCGACGGCGCCGACCCGCGCGCCTCAGCCGGCGCCCGTCCCGGCGGCGGCCCCGGCACCCGTGGCGCGCGCGCTCGCGGTGCCCGACGAGGGTGCCCTCTACCTGGGCCTTACCGTCGACACGCGCCAGAGCCCCGCCGAGGTGCGCGTCGTGCCGATCTCCGGCCACACCGCGCCGGACGTGATGACGCCGCGGGAGGCGGCGGAGTATCTCCGCTTCGGCGAGAGCACGGTGCGGCAGTGGGCCCGCCTGGGGCGCCTGCCCGGGATCCGTATTGGCGGCCGGCTGCGCTTTCGCCGGCAGGCTCTCCTGAAGTGGCTTGCGGACCAGGAGTAG